The following are from one region of the Myotis daubentonii chromosome 2, mMyoDau2.1, whole genome shotgun sequence genome:
- the DNAJB7 gene encoding dnaJ homolog subfamily B member 7, with translation MVDYYEVLGVQRYASCADIKKAYHKVALKWHPDKNPENKEEAERKFKEVAEAYEVLSNDEKRDIYDKYGKEGLNGEGGSNTDDSFEYGFTFPKPDDVFTEIFGERDSFLCLFFDDSLEDLLNSPRSSYRSRNRGARSFFSTSREYPVFERFYEYDTRYTPYDSLGHEDLKFFSSLAFDDSGMDNYTSFTSYKTVNGRKTNTSRIIENEEEREGEDDGELESFLIINDVLDEEGFAEHRWRRQSLDNYSPKSYSSKYVPQYTCVGNEQRIPWVTSNKDPSVFSAGFKEGGKRKKKKHKEVHKKKSTKRNR, from the coding sequence ATGGTAGATTACTATGAAGTTCTAGGAGTGCAGAGATATGCTTCATGTGCAGACATTAAAAAGGCTTATCATAAAGTGGCACTTAAATGGCACCCTGataaaaatccagaaaataaagaagaagcgGAGAGGAAATTCAAAGAAGTAGCTGAAGCGTATGAGGTATTATCAAATGATGAAAAACGGGACATTTATGATAAATATGGCAAAGAAGGATTAAATGGCGAAGGCGGAAGTAATACTGATGATTCTTTTGAATATGGCTTCACATTCCCTAAGCCAGATGATGTCTTTACAGAAATTTTTGGTGAAAGAGactcatttttatgtcttttctttGACGACTCACTTGAGGACCTTTTAAATAGTCCAAGAAGTTCCTATAGAAGTAGAAACAGAGGTGCAAGATCCTTTTTCTCTACCTCCCGTGAATATCCAGTTTTTGAGAGATTTTATGAATATGACACAAGATATACGCCATATGATTCACTGGGCCATGAAGACCTTAAGTTTTTCTCTTCCCTGGCATTTGATGACAGTGGGATGGACAACTACACATCTTTTACTTCATATAAAACTGTTAATGGCAGAAAGACCAATACAAGCAGAATTATTGAGaatgaggaggaaagagaaggggaagaTGATGGCGAGTTAGAGTCCTTCCTCATTATAAATGATGTGTTAGATGAAGAGGGCTTTGCAGAGCATAGGTGGAGAAGACAGTCACTTGACAATTATTCACCAAAGTCCTACAGCTCCAAATATGTGCCTCAATACACTTGTGTGGGAAATGAGCAACGTATACCGTGGGTCACCAGCAACAAGGATCCCTCTGTTTTCTCAGCAGGATTCAAAGAAGGTggtaagaggaaaaaaaagaagcataaagAAGTGCACAAGAAGAAGTCAACCAAAAGGAATCGTTAA